From Xanthomonas sp. 10-10:
GGCCGCCGATGAGACGACAACCCGACGCACCGCCGCGGCCTTGCGTCTTCCACATCCGGCGAACGTTGCGGAGGGACAGAGCGCTGGCCCTCGCACAACGAGCGATCGCACCTGCGCATGCCGATGCTGATCACCACGTTCGACACAACGCGCACGCGGCTGCGCTTCCATGAGAGGCGACAGAAGAGGGCGCCCCGGTGCCGGGCAAGCATTCACCCACGCACCGCATCGCCGATATCCGGATCCAACCCGATCCGACGCACCGCCAACGCGCCCGCGCTCGCCCAGAGGGCTACACCGACTCCATCAACGGAATCACTTCCCGGTCCTGCGCCTCCACCTCCACCAGCCGCTGCATCAGCAGCGACAGCGTCACCACGTCCTGGTGGTTGTGGTCGGCCACCCGGCGCAGGTTGCGCGCGCTGCCGCCGCGCAGATAGCTCAGCCATGCCGCCGGCGCTTCGGAGCCGGGCAGGTCGTCCTCGCGCACCACGCGCAGCAGCTGCCGCTCGATGGTGGAGAGCTTGCAGTTCTCCCAGGTGCCGCGATACCGGCGGCGGGTGGGGAACAACAGATCCACGTGATCCAACGCGGAAATCGGGTCGCCGCGTCGCGCCAGCCGGTACCGCGTCTTCAACAGCGGCGCGTCATAGCAGCGGCCGTTGTAGCTGGACAACACCGTGCGCGGCGTGAGCCAGGTACGGAACAGATCCAGCATGGTGCTCTCGGCGGCCATCGTGGACATCATCAGCTGGCGCACGCGCAGGCCGCTGCCTTGCACGGCATCGGTGCACCACTGCGCCACCCCGATCATGAAGGCGCGTGTGCCGGTACCGCCGGCAAGGCCGGTGGTTTCGGTATCGAAGAACAGCAGGTCCAGGGGGTCGACCGCGTCCTCGCGCTTGGCAAACGCCAGCGAGAGCGCTTGGCCGGGAATCGGCTGCGGCAGGAAGGCTTCGATCAGATGCAGGCCGGGTGCGATTTCGTCGCCCGGCAGCTGCCGATCGGTGGACGCCGCGCGTACTGGCGGATGCGTCGACACCGCACGTTCGCGCAGGCCGATCATCTTGCGCAAGCCGGCAATGTCGGTGCGTTGCTGCAGCGGCGGTGCCGTGGTTGTGTTGCGCGCTGCTGGCGAGCGGCTTGCGACATCTGTCTCCACGGCATCGATTGCCTCGACATCGACATCGACAGCGGATGACAACGCCGGCTTGTGGCGCACATCGTGCTCCACCCACGCAAACACCGATGCCTCGCGCGCAGGCGGTGCAGGGGTGGGCGACAGCAAGCCGCTGC
This genomic window contains:
- a CDS encoding ribonuclease H-like domain-containing protein: MSVSAERLRLLRRQAGHADVPAPAVVADSDALQGAAAARANDADAALVREMPQTAVDAARPGTSSAPMVPAAATSAAADVPAYTPALRLSDEPGQADAARRVEALRVATPTITQSDVNAVAPAWASERATKPSAPQTQPALLRRAAVETATVGAISGGTHASGAHVAADIATPPTQDQAPPAPGSASGVSAERLRLLRRQVGGLTPASRKDDAAIPTRAQRAAVSSAASPAARAHARNTAPARDAAMAGRSHDVRAQTAAPTFTRSGLLSPTPAPPAREASVFAWVEHDVRHKPALSSAVDVDVEAIDAVETDVASRSPAARNTTTAPPLQQRTDIAGLRKMIGLRERAVSTHPPVRAASTDRQLPGDEIAPGLHLIEAFLPQPIPGQALSLAFAKREDAVDPLDLLFFDTETTGLAGGTGTRAFMIGVAQWCTDAVQGSGLRVRQLMMSTMAAESTMLDLFRTWLTPRTVLSSYNGRCYDAPLLKTRYRLARRGDPISALDHVDLLFPTRRRYRGTWENCKLSTIERQLLRVVREDDLPGSEAPAAWLSYLRGGSARNLRRVADHNHQDVVTLSLLMQRLVEVEAQDREVIPLMESV